From a region of the Sphingopyxis sp. YR583 genome:
- a CDS encoding fatty acid--CoA ligase encodes MKVAAFERVADVARRNGQERPDKILFHFEGRATSYADFDTNSNRAANALIAIGLKPDDRVAYLGKNGDLYFELVMAVAKAGGVMTPVNWRLAVPEIAWIIDNCGARILCVGPEFTELVAANRGAFPGIEHVIAVEGDYQAWRDSFPATDPDVPRGESDAVIQMYTSGTTGKPKGAVLTNGSVLRSKLDRDPALQADWERWDEDDVGLVAMPCFHIGGTGYGVTVMTNGATGVITREFDPGGVLDLIEAYGISKIFMVPAAMQIIVNQPRAREVDFSRLRHIAYGASPIPLDLLRQCIDVFQCGFVQMYGMTETSGTIAALPPEDHDPAGNERMRSIGKPLRGVEMQVIDTDGNVLPPREIGEIAIRTQANMREYWGRPEATAETIDAGGWLRTGDAGYTDEAGYFYLHDRVKDMIISGGENVYPAEVENAIYGHPAVADVAVVGVPDDKWGEAVKACVVLREGASGDAGEIIGWARERIAGYKCPKSVDFIPALPRNPSGKILRRELRAPYWEGRERQIS; translated from the coding sequence GTGAAGGTCGCAGCATTTGAACGCGTCGCCGACGTCGCGCGGCGCAATGGCCAGGAACGTCCCGACAAGATCCTGTTTCATTTCGAAGGGCGCGCAACCAGCTATGCCGACTTCGATACGAACAGCAATCGTGCGGCCAACGCCCTGATCGCGATCGGGCTGAAACCCGACGACCGCGTTGCCTATCTCGGCAAGAACGGCGACCTCTATTTCGAACTGGTGATGGCAGTCGCCAAAGCTGGCGGCGTGATGACCCCGGTCAACTGGCGCCTCGCAGTGCCCGAGATCGCGTGGATCATCGACAATTGCGGCGCGCGCATATTGTGCGTCGGACCCGAGTTCACCGAGCTGGTCGCGGCGAACCGCGGCGCGTTTCCGGGGATCGAACATGTGATCGCGGTCGAGGGCGACTACCAGGCCTGGCGCGACAGCTTTCCCGCCACCGATCCCGACGTCCCGCGCGGCGAGAGCGACGCGGTGATCCAGATGTACACCTCGGGCACCACCGGCAAGCCCAAGGGCGCGGTGCTGACCAACGGATCGGTGCTGCGCTCGAAGCTCGACCGCGATCCCGCGCTGCAGGCCGATTGGGAACGCTGGGACGAGGATGACGTCGGCCTCGTCGCGATGCCCTGTTTCCATATCGGCGGCACCGGTTACGGCGTCACCGTGATGACCAACGGCGCGACCGGGGTGATCACGCGCGAGTTCGATCCGGGCGGGGTGCTCGACCTGATCGAAGCCTATGGCATTTCGAAAATCTTCATGGTCCCGGCGGCGATGCAGATCATCGTCAATCAACCACGCGCGCGCGAGGTCGATTTCTCGCGCCTCCGCCACATCGCCTATGGCGCGTCGCCGATCCCGCTCGACCTGCTGCGCCAGTGTATCGACGTCTTTCAATGCGGTTTCGTCCAGATGTACGGGATGACCGAGACGTCGGGCACGATCGCCGCGCTGCCGCCCGAGGACCATGACCCCGCGGGCAACGAGCGCATGCGCTCGATCGGCAAGCCGCTGCGCGGGGTCGAGATGCAGGTGATCGATACCGACGGCAATGTCCTGCCCCCGCGCGAAATCGGCGAGATCGCGATCCGCACGCAGGCGAATATGCGCGAATATTGGGGCCGGCCCGAAGCGACGGCGGAGACGATCGACGCGGGCGGCTGGCTGCGCACCGGCGACGCCGGCTACACCGACGAGGCCGGCTATTTCTACCTCCACGACCGGGTGAAGGACATGATCATCTCGGGCGGCGAGAATGTCTATCCGGCCGAAGTCGAGAATGCGATCTATGGACACCCCGCGGTCGCCGACGTCGCGGTCGTCGGCGTGCCCGATGACAAATGGGGCGAGGCGGTGAAGGCCTGCGTCGTGCTGCGCGAGGGCGCGAGCGGCGACGCCGGCGAGATCATCGGTTGGGCGCGCGAGCGGATCGCGGGGTATAAATGTCCGAAATCGGTCGATTTCATCCCAGCGCTGCCGCGCAATCCGTCAGGCAAGATTTTGCGCCGCGAACTGCGCGCACCCTATTGGGAAGGGCGCGAGCGGCAGATCAGCTAG
- a CDS encoding SDR family NAD(P)-dependent oxidoreductase, which produces MGRLAGKRAVIIGAASTGNMAQVTARLFAREGATVMVAGRKAEPLEALAGEIDGHAALCDITNKASVFALADAAKAKMGGVDVALNASGWGLLKPLLDVTEEELASIVALQFTGVHHFLQAFVGAMLANDPTGGSIIQISSATTRSPISNHAAYIGTKTGSEALIRCVANDFGAAGIRANIVSPAFTESPMTEGAFATPGLVDAFLPRYPLGRLNTSQDVANACLWLASDEAFVTGENLQPNGGLALRGNPQEHDIAAAVGAAMAKLQAS; this is translated from the coding sequence GCTGTTCGCGCGCGAGGGCGCGACGGTGATGGTCGCGGGGCGCAAGGCGGAACCGCTCGAAGCGCTTGCGGGCGAGATCGACGGCCATGCCGCGCTCTGCGACATCACCAACAAGGCGTCGGTCTTTGCGCTGGCCGATGCCGCGAAGGCGAAAATGGGCGGGGTCGATGTCGCGCTCAACGCCAGCGGCTGGGGGCTGCTCAAGCCGTTGCTCGATGTGACCGAAGAAGAACTCGCGAGCATCGTCGCGCTGCAATTCACCGGGGTGCATCATTTCCTGCAGGCGTTCGTCGGCGCGATGCTGGCGAACGATCCGACCGGCGGGTCGATCATCCAGATTTCCTCGGCGACGACGCGCTCACCGATCAGCAATCATGCGGCCTATATCGGCACCAAGACGGGGTCGGAGGCGCTGATCCGCTGCGTCGCCAATGATTTCGGGGCGGCGGGGATAAGGGCGAACATCGTATCGCCTGCGTTCACCGAGTCGCCGATGACCGAGGGGGCGTTCGCGACGCCGGGATTGGTCGATGCTTTCCTGCCGCGTTATCCGCTGGGGCGGCTCAACACGTCGCAGGATGTGGCGAACGCTTGCCTGTGGCTCGCAAGCGACGAAGCCTTCGTGACCGGCGAGAATCTGCAGCCGAACGGCGGGCTGGCGCTGCGCGGCAACCCGCAGGAGCATGACATCGCCGCCGCGGTCGGCGCCGCGATGGCGAAATTGCAAGCTAGCTGA